The DNA window GTGCATCCAGACAACGGACTATTATTCAGggctaaaaagaaaatgagctctCAAACTATGAAATGACGTGGAGGGAACTGACACGCACATctctaagtgaaagaggccaatcTCAGAAAGGGACATACTGAAAGGGACAGGATTCCAACCAGATGATGTTTCAGAAAAGGCAACACGAGGGCGACAGCAAAAAGATCGACGGCTGCCAGGGTTAGGGGTAGGGTGGGATGCACAGGTGTAGCAGAGAGGAGTGTTTGGGCAGCAAAACCTTTGGGGAGGATACTAGAAGGGTGAGCACGTGTCACTGTCCGTTTGTCCAAACCATATGATACACAGCGTCAAGGGTGAGCCCTGATGCAAAGTATGGGCTTTGGATGATGACGTTGTGTCCTGGGGGATGTTGATcatgggggaggctgtgtgtgtgtgtgtgtgtgtgtgtgtgtgtgtgtgtggtggctgGGGGCACATGGGAACTCTCTCTACGTTCCGCTCACTTTTGCTCTAAATGTGCTCTAAAATataaggtctatttttttttaagtcgacACATCGCTGACAGAGCCATTTGGGCTCCGTACGTCACAAAGACCCACGTACAATCTCAGTCGCGCGTTTTTGTTCAAAACTAGACCGttagctccatgaaggcagaagTCCCACTAACTCCTGTTCCCTGCTGGGTCCCTGAGGAGGGTGTAGCACAATGTCGAGcaagaaggaatggaaggaagaagaaggactAAGCGCCATTCGCTTGACAAGGAAGGTGCTGGAAAtcagcatttactgagtgccaacggtgtcaccaccaccaccataccGGCTACTCAATGAGCCTCTTCCCGTGAATGCCACTTAACACTCTCGTGATGGAGGTATCGTCCGCTCTGCTTTGCAGGTAtagaaacagaggctcaggggGCTCACACTGCCCGCCCAATATCACATCgcaggtaagtggcagagcctgggatGGCTCCCAGGGCTCCTAGATGACAGCGGTGAAAGCTTCCACTCCAGCCGGCcttgggatggatggatgatgaacggatagatggatagatggtggATAGatgctggatggatggatggatggatggacggatggatggatctggagaacCCTTCCCCCAGTGAAAATTCCAGCATtatctttctcccttttccactTCCCATCGCTGCTGAGACTCCAGCTATTTCCAATTCAGCAGCAAATGAGGTGCCCAGACAGGGCCAGCTTCACAGTTAGCAACAAAACCAGTTTAAACTGGGAGTGGGGGGGCGAAGGGAAAATACCTGTCTTTCCCCCTTTGAGCCTTGGAAAGGTGCAAACAACGTGTGAGGCTAATCACAGAGCCCTCCCCCAGGCCTGCTGCAGAATCCACATTCACCAACATTCACCGACGACCCTTTGGTCATCCCCCACTCCCGACCCCAGCCAGGCCAGTGAGTTTCAGGGAGAACTGCCTCCCCATGATAATAGGCCCCTCCTGGGGAGAAAGAGTGAGATACACATGATTCTCCCAACATTTCCCACTCCCTTCCTAGCTGCGGGATCCGGGGCAAGGAACTTACCCCAGTAGCCGAGCCTCTCGTTTGCACAAAGCCATAAGTCATACCCCGCTGTCTATTTTGACAACAAAGAGACATGATTTTGCCCCTGTACAgtacctagcacacagtaggtgctcattaaattttcatgtccctcctcccctgtgcTCAGCCAAATGGTTATTCCAGTTCAGGCTACAAACCTGGGGGAACCGGACCATTTCCTTTGATAAATGGAGCATTCGTGTACTCTCCTTGCACAAGGCTAGTAAGTACCCGGTATTGGGGTCCTGGTATTTCTGGCCTCACGGAAGGGGTAGTGGAGAGCTAGATTACCGCTCTCAGACTGAGCCAAGCATTGTATTTAAGGCTCTTTACGTCTCCCCAAGAGCCCGAACGACCGTGAGCACCGGCTCTAACCTCAGATTTGCAGGACCGATCTTTATTCCCCACTTTGGTGCCTGAACCAAGAGCTCAGTTAGTCTCCAAGTGAAAGAGGGCGTTTTTTGTTTGTCCCCAGGCCCTCCCGGCCAGGGCCTGCCTCTGCTTTTTATGTGCTCCAGTAAACCCAAAAGTCTTCTCCAGTTAATACGGTAATTATGGCTTCCAAGTCAGCGGAAAGACCGAGATTTTCCCAGAGtctctaaaaaaggaaaatacaaaacctGGGCCATAAAAACCAGGCCCGAGTGCAGCAGACTGGAACGCGGGAAGCAGTGGGGCATCATGGGAAGAAGATGGCAGCCAAGGGCCCCGGAGAGTTTCCACACTGGCTTCTGCCCTTGGTGTGACCTGGGGTAGAGCACCCTAACTCTTTGGTctcggcttcctcatctgtataacGGGGTCGACACGCCCCACGAGGATTGCCGAGTCCCAGCGAGCTAGAGAACCCGTCGGATTTGTGCTCCTTTGCGTGTTTGTTGAACACACACGCGTTAGCGGTCCGCCCTGTGCTACGTGGCCAGCACGATTGCTCTCTCTGTTCTGACACCCACCTTCTGAAGTAGGTACCGTCGTCTCCGCGGGAAGAAATGAGACTCCGACACAACGGGTGACTTAACCCAGGACACACGGCTAATAAGAAACAGAGTAGGGGTCAAAGCTGTCTGGGTCTCCTCTGCCCCCAGACGTGCGCTCCCGCCACCAAGCTATAGCGGTCCCCGTTGGAATGCTTGGGCCACGGCTAGAGGGACCTCAGGTGCGTCCAGGTGAGAAACTGACTTGCCCGGCGCCATACCTGTGTGTCTGTGACCGCTCCAGAGTTGGGGCACTGTCGCAGCTCATGTCCACGGTCTCCTGTTGAAGATTCCCCATTGCGAAAGAAATGCCCCAGGTACGTAGCTACCTCTGTCTGTCCAGAGCAGAGTTGCCCAGAAGCGGGAGTGTGCCAGCCATGCgccagcgcccccacccccacccgacaCTCACCGCCTGGAGGAAGGATCACCCAGTGGGAAAGTTCCCACCTTTACGCTTCTTTCTGGGCCTTGCTGATTCTGTCAAGAAGAAAGGCTCGGGTCCTAACACATTTCACGCCTAACACCTATCTTCCTCGTTTTACGGTGGAGAGAAAGCTCATCTCAGGGTCACATCCTTTAGTagacaaaagacaaaagtatGCAGCTAGAGGAATATGTCCTGCTTTTcgttttgcttttctctcttttttttaacgtttacttctttttgagagacagggcgtgagcaggggagagacagggagagggagacacagaatcggaagcaggctccaggctctgagctgccggcacagagcccgaggccgggctcgaactcacgaaccgctagatcacgacctgagccgaagctggacgcttaaccaactgagccaccccggcgcccctcatTTTGCGTATTTCTAAGATGACTTTCTGCTTCTCACAAGGGGTGCGGTTTTCTGTCTATATATACAGTTTCCTCTCAAGGAAATGTATTCAAGTAAAATGAGGATTGAGTTAAGAAAAATTATTAGTAACTGCGGATTTAACATTTTtggcttatttaatttaaatttaattttaaatcaagTAAACAATAGTTCAGGCACCCCGCAGCTATGGCTCGCGCCCCAGCGTGACTCCTGCAGGGCCGTGCGAGGTGAGCGAATCCTGCTCCGTCCCCAGCTCTGGTTCAAGCTGCGTGACCCAGATGAGGGGGAGACACAAGGCTGGGTCCACAGGTGTGTGTCCTGCGGTGGCCACACCAGGTGCCCTGTAGCACTGAGCCTGATGACCGGCACCACTCGGTTGACCAGATTCTTCGCACGTCTGTAATCCAAACACGGAACTTGGGTCTCATGACGCTGAGCCTGGACGGGAAGGGGACCCTCGCTCTTCCCCAGCCAGGACCGGGGCAGGGTCCTGGATTGTGTGAAAGGTACCCTAACTCTGGGTGACTCACcctctgggtctgggtctggtCTCTCCTCCAGCGGAGGCtaccttttgttttatttggtaaaTAGAGGCAGAGTGCCCCCTTCCGTGTCCCTGGGTTCTTCGCAAATATTGCCTCAGTTAATCCCCACCATCCGACGGAGGGGCACTGCTGGtccacccattttacagatggggagactgaggaagGGCGACCCAGGCTCCACAACCAGAAGCAGCGGATCAGGACTTGGTGTTCGTGGACTCGGTGGCACGTGACGGAAGTTGGCAGACGGCCCGGTGTCCCTCCTCCATCACCCAAGCAGTTGGTGTCAGCGTGAGCCCCTCTCCAGCCAGAATGTCCTCTGCCGACAGGGGAATGACGTCTGCCTGCCAGAAGCACACTGACAAGAGATATGGGTTTCAAAAACAGTGCTGGGATGGGAGTCAAGCCTCCTAACTCCTGCTGTGTGAGCTGGGTCTAGTGcctaccctctctgggcctcagtctttgCATCTGTAAACAGGCAGGTGTTATCCCAATCCGGGGTCAGAACACTACAGCCTGCGGGCCAAACCTGGCCTGTTTTTGTGAAGTCTTACCGGCACGGTCACGCCCGTTCACTTACACAGAGCCCACGACTGCTCTAACCCCACAACAGCCGCAGACTGTCCTTGCAGTCAGGGGTCCTTGCAACAGACCTGAAATATTTCCTCTCTGGCCCTTTGAAGTTTTCTGACCCCTCTCCTGGCAGATCCGCACAGAGACCGTTTCATTCACCTACTATTTTCCCAGAGCCTAGAACCGTGCCCGGCGTCCAACGGCTTCCCCTgacacttgctgaatgaatgtcTAAGTCTAAGGGCCCTGCCCGCTCGGATGGTCTGGACTTATCGTGGCCGGTGGATCACGGTCGCCTCAGAGGCCTGCGACCTGTATGTCTCCTTTAGTTGTCATTAAGCAGATGGCCCAGTGACCGTTGGTGGGGACAAGCCGCTCAGGTCTCTCTTGGAGAAGGAACCTGGAGCTCATCGTCAAGGCGAGCACTGAGCTGCCAGCCTTCTGCCGACGGAGCCATCCGGCTCCAGCCTGGCCTTCGAGCCAGGACCAGACATTTCTGGGCCAGGCCGCCATCAATAGCTGGTCTCTACAGGGGCTGGTCTCTACAGGGCCTGGCCACTCGTGTCCTTAGCACGCATCCTCAGCAAGCAATCTTTGCTCTGGAGTTCTCCACTGGGCTGGCCGAGACTTTGCCGGAAGCTCACTGGGGTCGaagactctctctccctgagagtctctcctgcctcctctccctcacGGGCTTTACCTACAGTGAATCCCGGGACGCCCCAAACCCACCTCAGCAACGAACGACCTCCTGCAGGACGTGAACTGCCCCGGGGACCAAGTCCTCAGCATGCGTCTATCAAGCACCAGCTGCATAAGGAGCGCtaggctgggagctggggggagAGCCCATTAATCTCAGGATGAACAAACCTGGTCGTCAGCTTTGAGGGCTGGCCGGGAAGACGGGATCCAGACCCCCGGGGTTCCCACACTCCAACATGGCCTCCAGCATTCACAGACTTGCAGAACTTTCCAGTTTGGTGAGCACTCGGTAGCGCCCCTGTTATTTGTAGAGGAACAGACTGGTCTTGGAAAGGTGTTGGCGGCTGCGGGGCCAGTGACCTCTGCCCTCCTGAGGCTGGAAGCAGCAGGGACCTGGGAACCGTAGACTGAGGCGTCGGCTTCATTACAACAGCTGATTAGGGAGCAGAGCTCAGATCTGCGGCCAAAAACCAGAGTCCCTGAGATTTCGTGCGCAGAGTTAATCCAACCCCACAACCGCAGGCCTCTTTTCTCCCAGAAGGAGGGGTCGGATTCCACCCCTGGGTTTCCCATCCCGAAGTCACCGCTGGTTAAGCTACTCCCCCTCCCGAAGCTGGCAGGAGGCCAGACTGTTTACCTCCTTTTTATCCTGCGGAGGGGAGAGCAGTCTCTGGCCACGGACACTGAGGAGTGCGTAACAGCAGAAGGGGCTCATCTCGGGTCGCACGTAGGCTGTTGGTGACAGAAAAATTAAACCTGACATTACTGAGAACACGATAACGAGATGCCTGGAGGACACAGCACGGGCCACGGCTGGAATTCTGGGAGCGAGTCGCAGAGCGTGGGGAAGACATGGGGACCAGCACAAAGGGACACATCCCCATCTCTTGCGGCGGGAGCCCAGGGAGGGCCGGAGCCCCCGGGAGGGCTGCCCGGTGGCAGCGGCAGCTCTCGAGGGACTCAGATGCCATCCGAAGGCCAGCACTGAAGCCAGGAAGGAGTAGAGGAGAAACACCCCCCGCCTCTTCCTGTGGCCACGCCCCCAAGCCCCGACCGGAGCCTCTCTATGGCTGAAGCCACAGAGCTAGGGAAGCTGGGTAATGTA is part of the Neofelis nebulosa isolate mNeoNeb1 chromosome 7, mNeoNeb1.pri, whole genome shotgun sequence genome and encodes:
- the LOC131518273 gene encoding uncharacterized protein LOC131518273, with protein sequence MKPTPQSTVPRSLLLPASGGQRSLAPQPPTPFQDQSVPLQITGALPSAHQTGKFCKSVNAGGHVGVWEPRGSGSRLPGQPSKLTTSVLLAGRRHSPVGRGHSGWRGAHADTNCLGDGGGTPGRLPTSVTCHRVHEHQVLIRCFWLWSLGRPSSVSPSVKWVDQQCPSVGWWGLTEAIFAKNPGTRKGALCLYLPNKTKGSLRWRRDQTQTQRVSHPELGYLSHNPGPCPGPGWGRARVPFPSRLSVMRPKFRVWITDVRRIWSTEWCRSSGSVLQGTWCGHRRTHTCGPSLVSPPHLGHAA